The DNA window gcagagagagactccacatgccagatacaaatatatatccagagccatgccccaattctcccctcctccagccacatctaccacttcagttaccactcagttaatccctattaggggattaaatcactgattggattaatatcttacaacccaatcatttctcctctgaaccttcttgcattgtctcacatgtgagcttttgggggacacctcatttcCAAACCGTaacggaccctgtctcaaaataaaaaataaaaatggcttgaatgtatctcagtggtaaagcattcctgggttcaatccccagaaccaaaaataaGAAGATGCACTGGGTATATCATATTGTCCTCTGTGTGGAAAGTCTTCCTTGCCCAGAATCCTATGTGTCAGGTATCTCATCATCCAGCACCTGTCCTTGTTGCCAGAGCCACCTCTTGGccttccctcctcctctttcATTCTCTTTTTCCTCTTAGATGCACTGTTACCTTGATGATAGgttcttctccttttcctttacCTGGCTGCCTACTGTCCATCCTTACGGAGCCAGTTCTGCCTGCCCAGCTCCTCTGAACAGTTTGGGGGCCCCACACTGCACTACAATGCAGCTGTACCCACTGTGATACACTATTCTACTTGAAGCTATTGGGGAAGATAGAAATAAAATCTTGTGCCAGTCCAGAACACTTCTCTATAGATatagaaggggaaaaaaacttCATTATTGAATGAGTGTTTAATCCAGTGCAGTGCTTCTCACACATATCAGTTGTCTTTGTCTTAGGAAAACTGTTGACTTTTTATATCTTGTTGACAAGCAGGAAATTACCTCCCACAGAGACAGGGAGACAGGATGCCACCCTCTTCCTCCATGTTCAGATTTCACAGTGACTCCAAGAAAGATGTGTTCCAGCATATAGAGCTGGCAAGAGACTTACTGTACTTCTAAAAAGATGTATATGCATCTTAGAGCTAGACAAAGTATTTACATTCCCAAGTTTCTAAAGGAAATGCTAAAGAGAGGTGGGGAAGAGGGAATCCTTTTTCCCTTTTGGCATCaggaaaattttaattattttcagacTCCTAAGTACACCCACCTCCTGACCTGACACATAATAGTCAATTAGTGGACTTTTCAATGATTGAATCATATCCTGATTCTTAGACTCCCTGAGCTTTGCCTCTTTCTCAGCCCCCTGGTACTCATTTGAAGCTACCCTTTTTGGGATTCTCTTGGCTTCTCACTTGGCCGGTTCTTCATGCTCTCTAGCAGTTTTTcccatttcctcctcctcttcccttttTTTGTGTCTTGTTCAAGTAGTTCATTCTGGAGGCTCTCTTTTGTCCCTCAGATTTCAGGCCCTCAAGCTCTTTGATTCTTTTGGTTTCTACTTCCTTTCCTGGGCTTTTCTGCATCTCCAGGTCAGCTCTTCAGTCTACTCACAGAAAATTCCATTTTCAATCTCTGACAGAGTGGGAACCTATGTCAGAGATGAAGGAGGAATCTTCTCAACAGCAGAACTTTTTCCAAAAAAACCCATCCCTGAAGCCCATCGTGGAGCAGTTGAAAAGGACCAGCCTTCACAGCACCAGCCCAAGTGGGGCATGGGCCTGGGTAGCCCAGGAAGATACTCTTTGTAGAAATGAGGCTGCCCTGTGGAAGCGAGTGCCTACCAACCATGGggacatctccacagaggagagcTACTGGGGGCATAATGAATCCAAGGAGGGTTTTCCCCTTGGGTGCACCcgcttcacccagcaaaatgcccCTACAGAAGAACACTCTCCTGCCAGGTGCACCAAGGACATTCATTTTGCTGAAGGTATAGCTAAAGACCATCGGAGGACATGCACAGGGAAAAAGTCTTTCAGGTCAAGTGAGTGTGGGAAAAACCCACCAGCAAACAGACCACAGGGGGCTCgagctggtcttttcatgtgcaaCGAGTGTGGGAAAACCTTCCCACAGAGTGCATCTCTCACACTACACCAGCGCTGGCACAGCCGTGAGAAGGCTTACAAATGCAATGAGTGTGGCAAGGCCTTCACATGGAGCACCAACCTCATCGAGCACCAGCGGATCCACACAGGTGAGAAACCCTTCTTCTGCAGTgagtgtgggaaagccttcagcTGCCACTCGTCCCTCAATGTACACCACCGCATCCACACAGGAGAGAGGCCTTATAAGTGCAGCACCTGTGAGAAGGCCTTCAGCTGCAGCTCACTGCTTAACATGCACCTGAGAGTGCACACTGGGGAGAAGCCTTACAAGTGTGGTGAGTGTGGCAAGGCCTTCAACCAGCGGACACACCTGACCCGGCACCACCGCATCCACACTGGTgaaaagccctacaaatgtaatgtGTGCGGCAAGGCCTTCACTTGCCACTCGTCCCTCACTGTGCATGAGAAAATCCACAACGGGGATAAGCCGTTCAAATGCAATGAATGTGAGAAGGCCTTCAATAACCGTTCACGCCTCACTCTCCATCAAAGAATCCACACAGGAGAGAAGCCATTCAAGTGCACTgattgtgggaaaggcttcagcTGCCACTCATACCTTATTGTGCACCAGAGGATCCACAGTGGGGAGAAGCCCTTCAAATGCAatgaatgtgggaaagccttcagttcccACTCTTACCTCATTGTACACCAGAGGATACACACTGGAGAAAAGCCCTTTGATTGCAGCAAGTGCTGGAAGGCCTTCAGCTGCCACTCATCCCTCATCGTGCACCAGAGgatccacactggagagaagccctataaatGTCATGAGTGTGGCAAAGCATTCAGCCAGAACCATTGTCTTATTAAACATCAGAAGGTTCATTCTGGAGAGAAATCCTTTAAATGTAATGAATGTGGTGAAATGTTTAACTGGAGCTCACACCTCCTAGAACACCAGAGACTGCATGGTGATGAGAAGCCCTTtgccattcagttcaacagacatttgctgagcacctactatgtgcctggCAGTCTTCTGGGTGCAGAGGACACTGGGGTGGGTGATGTGGACCAAATAAATGCACTGGATGTGGCAAAACTGTTATGTGTGGTGCAGCCTCCACCCGGCAGGAATTTTCCCCTAGGGAGCAAACATGGTGATTAAGGTGAGGTGCTCTTGGTCACAGAAGCCACTTCTTGAGTTACCTAATAAG is part of the Callospermophilus lateralis isolate mCalLat2 chromosome 1, mCalLat2.hap1, whole genome shotgun sequence genome and encodes:
- the Znf74 gene encoding zinc finger protein 74, yielding MLRRAAMETLALKPEETALSTQDPALSPKENPEDKSDWSLLAARSEESVTFKDVAVDFTQEEWGQLDSPQRALYRDVMLENYQNLLALGPPVCKPDVISHLERGEEPLQVHSKVTGRTYSEWEPMSEMKEESSQQQNFFQKNPSLKPIVEQLKRTSLHSTSPSGAWAWVAQEDTLCRNEAALWKRVPTNHGDISTEESYWGHNESKEGFPLGCTRFTQQNAPTEEHSPARCTKDIHFAEGIAKDHRRTCTGKKSFRSSECGKNPPANRPQGARAGLFMCNECGKTFPQSASLTLHQRWHSREKAYKCNECGKAFTWSTNLIEHQRIHTGEKPFFCSECGKAFSCHSSLNVHHRIHTGERPYKCSTCEKAFSCSSLLNMHLRVHTGEKPYKCGECGKAFNQRTHLTRHHRIHTGEKPYKCNVCGKAFTCHSSLTVHEKIHNGDKPFKCNECEKAFNNRSRLTLHQRIHTGEKPFKCTDCGKGFSCHSYLIVHQRIHSGEKPFKCNECGKAFSSHSYLIVHQRIHTGEKPFDCSKCWKAFSCHSSLIVHQRIHTGEKPYKCHECGKAFSQNHCLIKHQKVHSGEKSFKCNECGEMFNWSSHLLEHQRLHGDEKPFAIQFNRHLLSTYYVPGSLLGAEDTGVGDVDQINALDVAKLLCVVQPPPGRNFPLGSKHGD